CTATTAAGACTTTATCTCCAACTAAATGACCATGAACATCATTAACATTTTTAAAATCATCAATATCTAATAAGATTAAAGAAAATGTATCTTTATATCTTTTAAAAAATAGTTCATTTGTTTCTAATATTGAATCAATTTCTTTTCTATTATTTAATTTTGTTAAATGGTCTAAAGTAGAGATAATTTTCAATTTATTTTTTTCTTTTTCTAGATCATCAGTATAGTTTAGCTTATTGATTATTGAATAAGATAAAAGTAATAAGCAAGAAAATATTGCTATCTCTCCTGGTACTTCATTCCAAGTTATAATTCCTGATGCTACTAAATAAGAATAAAGCCAATAAATTGAAATTATAAAGAAACTAAAGGTAATAATTTTAGTTTCTTTATCTCCTTTATAAAAGAAATAAATCATAAAGAAAGTTAATATAGGAAGAGATAGAAAATTATATAAAATATCAAAATACTCATACGTTGAAGGCAGTGAATAAAATCCAAGTAAAGAACCAGCAATAGCGCAAATAAAATAAACTACATGAATTTGCCACAATCTTCCTATAAGATTAAAGGGCACTTTTTCCTTTATAGTTTTATCCATATACAAAGCCATTCCAATTGGAAAGAAAAAGAACACAGAAGCTAGTATATATTGTTTTAATAAGGGAAAGTATAAATATAATTCAATAATTTTTGCAGAAATAAGTAAATCTGCTCCTTGTGCTAAAAATAATAAACCTAGTATTAATAATTCTACTCTTTTCCATCGTGATAAAAATGATAAAAATAGTATTACACCTACAAATATAGAAACAGAACCTACCATGATTTTTGGCATACTAGTATTAAGTAGTTTTTTATATAAATCACTTTCTGATAATATTAAAATTTCTCCCCATAATCCTATATCAAGATAATTGGAGTAGACTCTAATATATAAATATTCTCCTGAGCTATTTTGCGGTAAAGAAATTTTATGCCAAGGCCATCCGCTAAATTTTCCTTTTCCTTCTTCATTAAAATTTCCAAAGTGATATATTTGCTCTTTTTTATAATAAAATTGAGAAATCAAATCAATACTTGAAATATATAAAATAGGGTTGTTCATTAAGTTATCAGGAATTTTAACTCTAAACCAGGCATTTGTTTTTAAAGCTCTATTTGGAGGATTACTTGGAAACTTAATCTCTTTCCATTCTTTAGAGTTTTCATTTTCTATAGTCCATTTTGGAATATCATTTTTAAAATCAGAATCTCCCCATCTATATTCCCATTTACTATTTGTTAGGTCAATAGTTTGTATTTCATCTGCAAAAGAAGAATTGATATTTAATATGATAATACATAGGATTATAAATAACTTTTTCATTACTCATTATAGTCTTATCTTATAAATAATAATATTAAACCATAAAGAAGATTTTCTTTATGGTTTTTATTTGTATTGTTTATTGAAGAAATGATCCAAATCTCTCTGAATGGCATGTATATCCATTAGGATTTCTTACTAAATAATCCTGATGATCTGCTTCAGCAGGCCAAAATGTATCAAAAGGTTCTAATGTTGTAACAACTGGAGCTTCCCATTTTCCTGATTCATTTACGATTTTTATAATCTCTTTAGCTGTTTTTAGTTCTTCTTCATTTTGTATGAATATTGTTGAACGATAGCTTGATCCTATATCATTACCTTGTCTATCAATAGTTGTAGGATTGTGTATTCTAAAAAAATAATCAAGGATTTCTTTAAAAGATGTTATCGTAGGATCATAAGTAAGTTCAATACCCTCCGCATGTCCAGGATGGTTTCTATATGTTGGGTTGCTATTTTCCCCACCTTGATAACCAACTTCTGTATCAATGATACCTTTTTGATTTCTGAATAAATCTTCCATTCCCCAAAAACAACCACCTGCAATATATGCTTTCTTATAATTTGACATTTAATTTTCCTGTATTTAAAATTTTATAATATTTTGTAAATCACTTTTATAGTAATCAAGATATTTTACATCATTTACTTTAAATTTTCCTATAGAATAAGTTTGAGTAGCTAATGACTAAGAAAACTTAGTTATGTCTCTTTTGCTACATATACATCTTTAAGAACAGAGTCTACTTTTAATGGCTTTGAGGTTTAGTAATAAGTCATATTTATTTCCGTATTCTAACAATGAAATAATTAATAGAAAAAGGGAGGAAAATAAATTAATGCACTTTACAATAATTTAGTTTATAACTAATTTATTGTAAGATAATTAATAAAATAATATTTAGATAAAATGAAATAAGTAATTTTAACAATGATAAATATGAATTGTCAATAAGTAATAAAATTTTTATTTTAAGATAGATAAAAAGGAAAATAGTGGAGATTGTGTTATATATATTAATTGGTATTACTGTAGTTTTAGTGGGGATAATTATTTATTTAATTTATAGAAGAAAAAAATATACACGAGAAAGATTTGCTTTTTTCTCTTTATTTTTACTTTTTTCAATGGCTACTTTATTTTCAGCACATGTTTTTACAAATAATAGTTTTATTATAATAGTATATAAAATACTAAACTATTATTTTAATTTAGAGTTGGAAATACCTTATACTGACTGGAGTGGTAAAATTTGGTCAGGATTGATATATTTTATTTTTGCATCAGTTATTATTTTTATTTCGAAGAATTGGCATGGAGCTAAAAGTAGTCAAGATGTTAAACTTGAAGAAATTCATAAAGAAATGGATTTTATCAGTGCTGCATTAAAGGGCTTTAAAAGTTTTAATATACCTATAGAAAATAAAAAAGATATTGAAAATCAAGAAATAGCTACTGATTTGACGTTTTTTAATACATCAAAAGATTGGCATACTCAAGTAAAAGAGTTTTTTATATTTATTAGTTCTCAATATAAAATAACATCAAAAGATTGGTACAGTGAAGAAAACTTTTATATTGGAAAATATGGAAATATTGATATTGTTATAGTATGTTTCTTAAATAAACCATCTCTTGAAGAAATTAATGAAAAAATACTTTTATCTAAAAAAAACTGTCCTGATAGGTCTTTTAAAAAATATATAATTGCAATACAAAATGGTGTAGCAGAAAATAAAACTATTGATCATACTGATTATACTATTGATTATAGATATAAAGAAGAACTACTAAAAAAAATTGTTAATTTTGATG
This sequence is a window from Poseidonibacter parvus. Protein-coding genes within it:
- a CDS encoding GGDEF domain-containing protein; translated protein: MKKLFIILCIIILNINSSFADEIQTIDLTNSKWEYRWGDSDFKNDIPKWTIENENSKEWKEIKFPSNPPNRALKTNAWFRVKIPDNLMNNPILYISSIDLISQFYYKKEQIYHFGNFNEEGKGKFSGWPWHKISLPQNSSGEYLYIRVYSNYLDIGLWGEILILSESDLYKKLLNTSMPKIMVGSVSIFVGVILFLSFLSRWKRVELLILGLLFLAQGADLLISAKIIELYLYFPLLKQYILASVFFFFPIGMALYMDKTIKEKVPFNLIGRLWQIHVVYFICAIAGSLLGFYSLPSTYEYFDILYNFLSLPILTFFMIYFFYKGDKETKIITFSFFIISIYWLYSYLVASGIITWNEVPGEIAIFSCLLLLSYSIINKLNYTDDLEKEKNKLKIISTLDHLTKLNNRKEIDSILETNELFFKRYKDTFSLILLDIDDFKNVNDVHGHLVGDKVLIDISEILKKNTRKVDIVGRWGGEEFVIICPKTKEEEAFKIAEKLRTKIERNKLNIAEYKTASFGISSYKENDSILKLLERADKAMYHSKKEGKNRITII
- the msrA gene encoding peptide-methionine (S)-S-oxide reductase MsrA, whose translation is MSNYKKAYIAGGCFWGMEDLFRNQKGIIDTEVGYQGGENSNPTYRNHPGHAEGIELTYDPTITSFKEILDYFFRIHNPTTIDRQGNDIGSSYRSTIFIQNEEELKTAKEIIKIVNESGKWEAPVVTTLEPFDTFWPAEADHQDYLVRNPNGYTCHSERFGSFLQ